The sequence below is a genomic window from Iodobacter fluviatilis.
GGATATAAGCCACAGGCAGCAGTGAGCCTGTGGCAAAAAATGGCTGCGGCTAGCAAAGGGCAGCCTGCAGAATTCCTCTCTACTCACCCTTCAAATCAAACGCGTATCCAAGACTTGCAAGCCAAAATTCCAGCCGTACAAAGCTTATACGATGCAGCTGCACGTAAATATCCAAATAAAAAGGAAAATTAATGCTCTGGGTAAAAGCACTGCATATTATTTTTATTACCAGTTGGTTTGCAGGCCTGTTTTATCTGCCCAGATTATTTGTAAATCATGCCATGAGCACAGATAGCGAAACCATTGCACGCCTGAAATTAATGGAGCATAAGTTAATCCGCTTTATGACGCCTTTAGGTATTTTGGCGCTGATATTTGGTATCTGGGTTTGGTCTTACTTTGATTTTTATATGGGAGCAGGCTGGCGCTGGATGCATGTAAAACTCACGCTTGTAGCCGTTTTAATTGCTTACCATGCTTATTGCTGGAAGATTTGCAAAGATTTTGCAGCAGACAAAAATACTCGCAGCCATCGCTGGTATCGCTTTTTTAATGAAATTCCTGTGCTTGTTTTAGCGGCTTGCGTCATTTTGGTTGTAGTAAAGCCCTTTTAAATGCTTTGGGGAAAAATGAATAATGGCTATAGAAATTGAACGTAAGTTTTTATTAAGTAATGAAGATTGGCGTAAAGAAGTGCATCAGTCCAGCCGGATTGCCCAAGGCTATTTATCCAGTGATCCAGATCGGGTAGTACGTGTACGTTTGCGTGCAGAGCAAGGATTTATCACGATCAAAGGTAAAACAGCAGGGATCGAACGCATAGAGTTTGAATATGAAATTCCCTTTGCTGATGCAGAAGCATTGTTAGCACTGTGCCCAAACACACTGGATAAAACACGGCATTTAATCGATTTTGCAGGATATATTTGGGAGATCGACGAATTTCATGGTGAAAATGCGCCTCTGATTATTGCTGAGCTGGAATTACCTGCCAGCGATGCAAGCTATACCAAACCCGTTTGGGCAGATGAAGAAGTATCAGATGATCCGCGATACTTTAATAGCTATCTTTCAGAACATCCTTATTCAAGCTGGTAAGAAGCATTAATCAAAAATAAGCGCCTTGCAAAAGGCGCTTTTTTTATCTGTCGTTTGCTAACTACGTAGTAAAAAATAAAAGACTACGTCATACAAAAAAACAATAAACAAAAAGACTATGGCGGTTTCTGCACAAGATTGATGGCGCTATGATGTGGCTTTCTATTGTGGACTTCGTCATGAATCAAAACCAACAATTATTTGCTGCCGCACAAAAGCATATTCCTGGTGGCGTAAATTCGCCAGTACGTGCTTTTGGTTCTGTTGGTGGCACACCACGCTTTTTTAAAAAAGGCGAAGGCGCTTATGTTTGGGATGCAGATGATCAGCGTTATATTGATTATGTTGGTT
It includes:
- a CDS encoding CopD family protein; amino-acid sequence: MLWVKALHIIFITSWFAGLFYLPRLFVNHAMSTDSETIARLKLMEHKLIRFMTPLGILALIFGIWVWSYFDFYMGAGWRWMHVKLTLVAVLIAYHAYCWKICKDFAADKNTRSHRWYRFFNEIPVLVLAACVILVVVKPF
- a CDS encoding CYTH domain-containing protein, which translates into the protein MAIEIERKFLLSNEDWRKEVHQSSRIAQGYLSSDPDRVVRVRLRAEQGFITIKGKTAGIERIEFEYEIPFADAEALLALCPNTLDKTRHLIDFAGYIWEIDEFHGENAPLIIAELELPASDASYTKPVWADEEVSDDPRYFNSYLSEHPYSSW